A genomic window from Silene latifolia isolate original U9 population chromosome Y, ASM4854445v1, whole genome shotgun sequence includes:
- the LOC141630020 gene encoding protein FAR1-RELATED SEQUENCE 5-like produces MFIGDKDAQLFINHFEDLRETNPGFYFAYEVDSFKCLVCVFWCDAHARRNYSSFGDLVTFDPTYGTNKYSMIFTPFTGVDHHKRSVTFAAASLFHEDEDSFKWVFEKFLDAMGQREPQCIITDQCAGIKKVVPKVFKKAKHRYCMWHIMQKVLDKIGSTTSKETDFVSRLNSIVWDSDLEPLEFERMLSELIVKHNLQANSWLSYMYKKRRRSIPAYYRDIPMGCLLRTTQRSESQNSFFKRFENIYGTLVEFWMRFQSTMDQQRHTQKQHDRDSDYTLPQLATSLHLEAHASKVYTHAIFKDFQQEAAASMFSLSVGGFTPHVDST; encoded by the coding sequence ATGTTCATAGGAGATAAAGATGCTCAATTGTTTATCAATCATTTCGAGGACCTCCGTGAAACCAATCCAGGTTTCTACTTTGCTTATGAAGTGGATTCTTTCAAATGTTTGGTTTGTGTGTTTTGGTGTGACGCACATGCACGTCGAAATTACTCTTCCTTTGGTGATTTGGTCACTTTTGATCCAACTTACGGTACAAATAAATATTCTATGATTTTCACTCCTTTTACTGGGGTAGACCATCACAAAAGATCTGTCACTTTTGCTGCTGCATCGTTGTTTCATGAGGATGAAGATTCATTTAAGTGGGTTTTTGAGAAGTTCTTAGACGCTATGGGTCAGCGAGAGCCGCAATGTATAATCACTGACCAATGTGCAGGAATAAAGAAGGTTGTACCCAAAGTTTTCAAGAAGGCTAAGCatagatattgcatgtggcatattatGCAGAAGGTCCTTGACAAGATTGGAAGTACAACATCCAAGGAGACTGATTTTGTAAGTCGTTTGAATTCTATCGTTTGGGACTCTGACTTGGAACCTTTAGAATTTGAACGGATGTTGTCTGAATTAATTGTTAAACATAACTTGCAAGCAAATTCATGGTTGTCATACATGTATAAAAAAAGAAGGAGATCGATCCCGGCTTATTATCGTGATATTCCTATGGGATGTCTTCTACGAACAACTCAACGATCGGAGAGCCAGAATAGCTTTTTCAAGCGTTTTGAAAATATATATGGCACacttgttgagttttggatgcggtTTCAAAGCACCATGGATCAACAACGCCATACTCAAAAGCAACATGATCGAGACAGTGATTATACTTTACCCCAATTAGCTACGTCTCTACACTTGGAAGCTCATGCGTCCAAGGTTTATACCCATGCTATTTTCAAAGATTTTCAACAAGAGGCTGCTGCCTCCATGTTTTCCCTTAGTGTTGGTGGCTTCACACCACATGTTGACAGTACATAG